The following are encoded together in the Trichomycterus rosablanca isolate fTriRos1 chromosome 19, fTriRos1.hap1, whole genome shotgun sequence genome:
- the si:ch73-181d5.4 gene encoding death-inducer obliterator 1: MEDSASNEAPKRWGFRRSTLARREFMEEIGNLDRDTLVPRRVAQQPRGRGRGRARGKQAGEGLPAASRRGRGRRRAGPDDSGPSTELHSEVFCAPLQPHLLQRTKSDVEASDSDELTLRELQERVWKQRRLQANSAGGRSASDLNPDVVSKANQEAELLSEELKLQEGASMSSSHPTHTASKSSAVLTKDRTSARKMREEEDEDDAGSDFGEDSDPNAVYCICRQAHNKRFMICCDRCQEWFHGDCVGISEARGLLLEKNGEDYICPACSPCPSPVGFVTQPALCKAALSSSSESLFSSSAGEERPSEDEAIKGKIRKASSHSSKRKIKFFQPVEVVSEAVELGLKDHKPTEDAVTVEKVKERAAGPKCIGPGCSNDALPESVYCGHQCIIRHAAVAMQSLSEPKPQPEIKARPAAKPVLKIQNLGKLFRKKLVEKPANQENDGRKEKDLKPSAGTIAAPDHKAQVEEQPAAIAPSVFYRTSMYHPGATAHTNCSLIHTHTHHTVTPIQVSSTHTHTHTHTHNLSLLGVTGKCIVPWLYFFSCSYEIKKRRHHTKCIKPPASLAQSEEPKTEKPLEPKALSALPGETVITQPSGSAFQSKGPSVQKTTGPSAYLALLKEPTTEHPTPLASSATSKGPVAEKPMIALASSQSMNLIAKKPITTLVSSDSLMTQKTPLIPSDLSTSLELKMPKKPLTPPEGRVADKPIKPNTSSAQLESPVAEKTAVTVSPSAPSLKNPLPSRAKKTMPGSPRLTGPKLLLTTAPQENKNSSAVSKNPGQPPEASKTPQMPHPAPEPRVLPVSPAPVPPSRPLQAHPNMQIRQNIRRSLTETLLKRVSDSDDLDAPESKLEKLAVNIEREMFNMYYTTDNKYKTKFRSLLLSLKDPKNKGLLYQVVRGHITPFKLTRLSQEELLSVQACAANPLPVKEDVPPADSDVKEPPKACENRVVKADSVATSSSEDKVQPSVGRPAQPKKVSSAVSDIISSMLKDTTDEHKLHLFDLKCRICTGQISGAEDPEAKRFKKEEPKQEEEEGKAPCVVPIPDKQPPPGTLIADSVIVESPASPTTEDCSTETALPVFTPPVIPAISIVTITRRDPRTAAYRSISSASTVPTESTSATAPSPVSVATPTPTPAVNPPQSVLTKPKPKPSDKENKEETKAPEPRPPPPPVLKSILLKPSASTVPRIYDSSTSTTRLVSSHSPADSETKQETVWKGFLNMQSVAKFVTKGYAISGSSETLKKDMPDTIHIGGRILPQTVWEYVERVKTSVTKMSLIRFCPGTDEEEIAYVSLFSYFNSRRRFGVVSNVCNNVKDLYLIPLGANQSIPSILLPLEGPGLEQNHPNLLIGLAICQKLKRPGLPSQEIDDKRPKIHMPQEPQDSTPRIKAAVPGVKDNVPYDPAIPFFSAPSGSPASLKAPDTFSSSLDSLPGSLDKVKGTSSTTPLQTILKTLFGNSKQGSDSTVNTCEPSSAAVKGRLVPPVPMVDPIVQQYQQSSKTILTEDFNNDRPYDPEEEYDPALEYQNLTPLKPDEILKPEMQTVPAQVDDDRPYDPEEEYNLGNRIDAVITNKSSETEPARSTSAPKDDVAYDPEDETVFEEVQNYLSDHESATAKHEGTATPSLSEQQKMLEELNRQIEEQKRLLAEQEEALRLQRAAVGVSMAHFSVSDALMSPPPSFGREPMETTESTMVQDINSSRDPRQYRTLSQNTECNKNEAPTQSSLLSKTDQENASVKLDKGSKDTDQTNLHSEVSSKTSNRRSHSPSRSSSRSRRSDTSRRERHSSSERRSRHDRSSYDRRTSYDSRDDRRHRGSRRSPESSSRRSRSRSHSRSRSSRQERSSSRQRGQRRRGDTSRRRSSRDRHDSPRSRSSRTRTSARPEKGEDKEEQSASRQSTESAQRGSEATRSANLVTSEKPRTQQDESQSEASENTEQTKCIPKPETDQSDTREEPSSVVSSLTSESNTLQIDTSSQEASSQRGDVPPNETNLTHQTNDQSLDPLQEKGSLSSHESEDKSHQPLQIQIDDFSESEKFYTRDYQEDLPKRPTRLDIEDSPAPEIKTPSINDNPPKILLQNQNDTFREVETDHFSYQNLPQLDAHSVARPELLHRNDSEMIPGNFNPRDQFRPRASDLQRRGPRHSMDGPRCRTPLQPRMLRAPYHERFESCGSNYAGPRPQRQRLSVNPGPSSDFGPGEDCPGVPRHRPYDDFEMSASNFNPREKSSGPEMFKGSGPQNFGPRVPGPDPKRFDGSSRHPSGPKGRIQRPGMFEDSGPHGFRQRGTSSDPGMFDGPYDFPGPPQRRVDDTDAQLPDFNDSREFNAPHQLDAEPFSDFNHPREQWFDDQMFDSRESQPSDLNDLREYSRTPPFDALESDNRGFEESRFSNLPSHHVRRQNPRCESPLHNQPEESQFFKTESEIEGPNQCYTERSRDIFKGGRIDARMQCSRFNPPQNFRGQRVPSPHFHGQRMPAPQSKELAKPCPSNLPSLMKFNVRQRPCSPIAGESQNLIRFDGPSEKPDIRPLRLSGPLLPTPPGGPLRFNNPRMARPSPYDRPQGPSARGHMNEEVKPGCFDDNSNTRTGETLHSLIPDEENEEYGDDGEEYSGQEDSSPGKPWQSRPKRRRRRRRRQRFRSCSDERNSNQGPGERGRNREVTRNADRNRH; encoded by the exons ATGGAGGATTCCGCCTCAAACGAAGCCCCCAAAAGGTGGGGCTTCCGCAGAAGCACCCTAGCCAGACGAGAATTCATGGAGGAAATCGGAAACCTCGACCGTGACACTTTAGTGCCGCGCAGAGTTGCACAGCAGCCTCGTGGCAGGGGTAGAGGACGAGCGAGGGGCAAACAGGCCGGCGAGGGTCTGCCTGCTGCCTCGAGAAGAGGACGAGGACGCAGAAGAGCTGGCCCAGATGACTCCGGTCCGAGCACGGAGCTTCATTCCGAGGTTTTCTGTGCTCCACTTCAGCCTCACCTGCTGCAGAGAACCAAATCGGACGTCGAAGCGTCCGACAGCGATGAACTGACGCTCAGGGAGCTACAGGAACGAGTCTGGAAGCAACGGAGGCTGCAGGCGAACAGTGCGGGGGGTAGATCTGCATCAGATTTAAACCCCGACGTCGTAAGTAAAGCTAACCAGGAGGCTGAGCTGCTTTCTGAGGAACTTAAACTGCAGGAAGGGGCGTCCATGTCCTCatcacaccccacacacacagccagCAAGAGTTCAGCGGTGCTAACCAAGGACCGAACATCAGCACGAAAGATGAGGGAggaggaagatgaagatgatgcaGGTTCAGATTTTGGCGAAGACAGCGACCCCAACGCGGTCTACTGCATCTGCAGACAGGCTCATAATAAGAG GTTCATGATCTGCTGTGATCGATGTCAGGAATGGTTCCACGGTGACTGTGTGGGGATCAGTGAGGCGCGTGGACTTCTCCTGGAGAAGAACGGAGAGGATTACATCTGTCCCGCGTGCTCTCCCTGCCCGAGTCCCGTCGGCTTCGTGACGCAGCCGGCGCTGTGCAAGGCTGCTCTGAGCTCCTCGTCCGAGAGCCTGTTCTCCTCCTCGGCCGGAGAGGAGAGACCCAGCGAGGACGAGGCCATTAAAGGGAAGATCAGGAAGGCCAGCAGTCACAGCTCTAAGAGGAAAATCAAGTTCTTCCAGCCG GTGGAGGTTGTATCAGAAGCGGTGGAGCTGGGGTTGAAGGATCACAAACCGACCGAGGACGCAGTGAcggtggagaaggtgaaagagaGGGCCGCCGGTCCTAAGTGTATCGGTCCGGGCTGCAGTAACGATGCTCTGCCCGAATCGGTTTACTGTGGCCATCAGTGCATCATCCGCCACGCCGCCGTAGCCATGCAGTCTTTGTCTGAACCCAAACCTCAGCCTGAGATTAAAGCCAGACCTGCTGCTAAACCTGTGCTTAAG ATCCAGAATTTGGGGAAGTTATTTAGGAAGAAACTGGTGGAGAAGCCAGCCAACCAAGAGAACGACGGCAGAAAGGAGAAAGATCTGAAACCCAGCGCTGGTACCATAGCTGCTCCTGATCACAAAGCACAGGTGGAGGAGCAGCCTGCAGCAATCGCTCCATCAGTGTTTTACAGAACCAGTATGTATCACCCAGGGGCCACAGCACACACAAACtgttcactcatacacactcacacacatcatacagtcACTCCCATTCAGGtgagcagcacacacacacacacacacacacacacacacaatctctctcTTTTAGGTGTTACAGGTAAGTGCATCGTTCCttggttgtattttttttcttgctcatatgaaataaaaaagcgGCGGCACCACACG AAATGCATCAAACCTCCTGCTTCATTAGCTCAGTCAGAGGAACCCAAGACTGAAAAACCCTTAGAACCTAAAGCTTTATCGGCTCTACCAGGGGAAACCGTGATCACACAACCCTCAGGTTCAGCATTTCAATCAAAAGGTCCTTCGGTTCAAAAAACAACAGGACCTTCAGCTTATTTGGCTTTATTAAAAGAACCGACGACTGAACATCCTACACCTTTAGCTTCATCTGCTACATCAAAGGGTCCTGTGGCTGAAAAGCCCATGATAGCCCTAGCATCATCTCAATCTATGAATCTCATAGCAAAAAAACCCATAACCACCTTAGTTTCATCTGACAGTCTCATGACACAAAAAACTCCATTAATACCCTCAGATTTATCAACTTCTCTAGAGCTAAAAATGCCCAAAAAACCCTTGACACCACCAGAGGGACGTGTGGCTGACAAACCCATAAAACCCAACACTTCATCAGCTCAGTTAGAGAGTCCTGTGGCTGAAAAAACAGCCGTGACAGTATCTCCATCAGCTCCATCGCTTAAGAATCCTCTTCCAAGCCGAGCCAAGAAAACCATGCCGGGTTCCCCACGCCTCACCGGACCCAAGCTGCTCCTGACCACTGCTCcacaagaaaacaaaaacagctcTGCAGTCTCAAAGAACCCAGGCCAACCTCCAGAGGCATCTAAGACACCTCAGATGCCACATCCAGCCCCAGAACCACGAGTCCTGCCTGTCAGTCCTGCACCCGTCCCACCATCCAGACCCCTCCAGGCTCACCCCAACATGCAGATAAGACAGAACATCAGGCGCTCTCTCACCGAAACTCTGCTGAAAAG GGTGAGTGACAGCGATGATTTGGACGCCCCTGAGAGTAAACTTGAGAAGCTGGCTGTAAACATCGAGCGAGAGATGTTCAACATGTACTACACAACAGACAACAAATACAAGACCAAGTTCAGGTCACTTTTATTGAGTCTGAAAGACCCTAAGAACAAG GGCCTTTTGTACCAGGTCGTGAGGGGACACATCACTCCGTTTAAACTGACCCGCCTAAGTCAGGAAGAGCTTCTGTCGGTTCAG GCATGTGCTGCTAATCCTCTGCCTGTGAAGGAGGACGTTCCCCCGGCTGATTCAGACGTGAAGGAGCCTCCTAAAGCATGTGAGAACAGAGTGGTAAAAGCTGACAGCGTCGCCACTTCATCGTCA GAAGATAAAGTCCAACCTTCTGTAGGCAGGCCTGCACAACCCAAGAAGGTCAGCAGTGCTGTCTCGGATATCATCAGCAGCATGCTTAAAGACACGACGGATGAACATAAATTGCATCTTTTTGACCTTAAATGCAGGATATGTACTG GTCAGATTTCTGGCGCTGAGGACCCTGAGGCTAAAAGGTTCAAAAAGGAGGAACCAAaacaagaggaggaggagggaaaagCACCATGCGTTGTTCCCATTCCTGATAAACAGCCTCCACCTGGTACACTGATAGCTGATTCTGTTATTGTGGAGTCCCCTGCTTCTCCAACCACAGAAGACTGCAGCACTGAGACGGCTCTGCCAGTATTTACTCCTCCTGTGATCCCGGCCATTTCCATAGTGACCATAACGAGACGAGATCCACGCACAGCAGCGTATAGATCTATATCTTCTGCATCTACTGTACCTACTGAATCCACTTCAGCTACAGCACCTTCTCCTGTTAGTGTCGCCACCCCTACCCCTACCCCTGCTGTCAACCCACCCCAGAGTGTACTCacaaaaccaaaaccaaaacCAAGTGACAAAGAGAATAAGGAGGAAACAAAAGCACCAGAGCCTCGacctccaccaccaccagtgCTGAAATCCATCCTGTTAAAACCTTCAGCCTCGACAGTCCCAAGGATTTACGATTCATCCACTTCAACCACCAG attgGTGAGCTCTCACAGCCCAGCTGACAGTGAGACAAAACAGGAGACAGTATGGAAAGGTTTTCTCAACATGCAGTCTGTGGCCAAGTTCGTTACGAAGGGATACGCGATTTCAGGCTCTTCAGAGACTCTGAAAAAG GACATGCCAGATACCATCCACATTGGTGGTCGGATATTACCACAGACGGTTTGGGAATATGTCGAGAGAGTGAAGACATCTGTAACAAAG ATGTCTTTGATTCGGTTTTGCCCGGGCACCGATGAGGAAGAGATTGCGTACGTGTCTCTCTTCTCTTACTTCAACAGTCGAAGGCGCTTTGGGGTTGTTTCCAACGTTTGCAACAACGTTAAAGACCTTTATCTTATTCCCTTGGGTGCAAATCAGTCCATCCCTTCTATACTTCTGCCACTGGAGGGACCAG GGCTTGAACAAAACCACCCTAATCTGCTAATCGGGCTGGCAATTTGTCAGAAGCTAAAGCGTCCTGGGTTGCCGTCACAGGAAATTGATGACAAAAGACCGAAAATCCATATGCCACAGGAACCTCAAGATTCGACTCCTCGTATAAAAGCAGCCGTCCCTGGTGTTAAAGACAACGTACCTTATGACCCAGCTATACCATTCTTCAGTGCTCCTTCTGGATCTCCGGCATCTCTTAAAGCACCTGATACATTCTCATCCTCTTTAGACTCTCTGCCTGGCTCGTTAGACAAAGTCAAGGGCACTTCCAGCACCACGCCTCTTCAGACTATTCTTAAAACTCTATTTGGTAACAGTAAACAAGGCTCTGATTCGACTGTGAATACCTGTGAGCCAAGTTCTGCAGCAGTCAAAGGACGCTTGGTGCCTCCAGTTCCGATGGTTGACCCTATCGTTCAGCAGTACCAACAGTCTTCAAAGACTATCTTAACAGAGGACTTTAACAATGATAGACCTTATGACCCTGAAGAAGAGTATGATCCAGCTTTAGAATATCAAAACTTAACTCCCTTAAAGCCTGATGAAATATTAAAACCTGAGATGCAAACTGTTCCTGCTCAGGTTGATGATGATAGGCCTTATGACCCAGAGGAGGAATATAATTTGGGAAATAGAATTGATGCTGTCATTACAAACAAATCCTCTGAGACAGAACCAGCGAGAAGCACCTCGGCACCAAAAGATGACGTCGCCTACGACCCGGAAGATGAAACGGTCTTCGAAGAGGTGCAGAATTACCTGTCAGATCATGAGTCTGCCACCGCTAAACATGAAGGAACGGCAACTCCATCATTATCTGAGCAGCAGAAAATGTTGGAAGaattaaatagacagatagaggaacagaAGCGTCTGCTTGCAGAGCAAGAGGAGGCTTTGCGTCTTCAGAGAGCGGCAGTTGGAGTCTCGATGGCCCATTTTTCTGTCTCGGATGCTCTTATGTCACCGCCACCTAGTTTTGGCAGGGAACCGATGGAAACAACAGAAAGTACAATGGTTCAAGACATTAATTCAAGTAGAGATCCGAGGCAGTACAGAACCCTGAGCCAGAATACagaatgcaataaaaatgaaGCACCAACCCAGAGTTCCTTGTTGTCAAAGACTGATCAAGAAAATGCTTCAGTGAAATTAGACAAAGGGTCCAAGGACACTGATCAAACAAACTTGCATTCTGAAGTAAGTTCAAAAACGAGCAATCGGCGCTCCCACTCACCTTCAAGGAGTTCGAGCAGATCAAGACGAAGTGATACATCCAGACGGGAGCGTCATAGCTCATCAGAAAGGAGGTCGAGGCACGACCGAAGCTCATATGACAGAAGAACCTCTTATGACTCCAGAGATGACAGACGCCACAGAGGGAGCAGACGTTCTCCCGAGAGTTCGTCAAGACGAAGTCGCAGTCGTAGTCACAGTCGCAGTCGTAGTAGCAGACAGGAAAGATCATCGTCGAGGCAAAGAGGTCAGCGCCGTCGCGGAGACACGTCGAGACGCAGAAGTAGTCGGGACAGGCACGACTCGCCAAGGTCACGATCAAGTCGAACTAGAACGTCTGCGAGACCCGAGAAAGGCGAAGACAAAGAAGAGCAGTCGGCGTCGAGACAGAGCACAGAGTCGGCACAGCGCGGCTCGGAGGCCACTCGAAGCGCAAACCTGGTTACATCTGAAAAACCTCGAACTCAGCAAGATGAATCACAAAGTGAAGCTTCTGAGAATACAGAGCAGACAAAATGTATACCAAAACCTGAAACTGACCAGTCAGACACAAGAGAAGAGCCATCATCTGTCGTGTCTAGTCTTACATCTGAGTCGAATACACTGCAGATAGACACTTCATCTCAGGAGGCATCTAGTCAGAGGGGTGATGTACCACCAAATGAGACTAATTTAACTCATCAGACAAATGACCAGTCTTTGGACCCTCTACAGGAAAAGGGGAGTTTGTCATCACATGAATCTGAAGACAAAAGTCATCAACCGCTACAGATACAAATAGACGATTTCTCAGAGTCTGAAAAGTTTTATACCAGAGATTACCAGGAAGACCTGCCAAAGAGACCAACCAGATTAGACATAGAGGATTCGCCTGCTCCTGAGATTAAAACCCCTTCCATAAATGACAACCCACCCAAAATACTCCTTCAAAATCAAAATGATACCTTCAGAGAAGTTGAAACGGACCATTTCAGTTACCAAAACCTTCCACAACTAGACGCTCACTCAGTGGCGAGACCTGAATTATTACATAGGAACGATTCGGAAATGATACCTGGAAACTTTAATCCTAGAGACCAGTTTAGACCAAGAGCTTCAGACCTTCAGCGGAGAGGCCCACGGCATAGTATGGATGGCCCAAGGTGTCGTACACCTTTGCAGCCCAGGATGCTCAGAGCTCCTTACCATGAGAGATTTGAGAGCTGTGGATCAAACTATGCTGGTCCCAGACCTCAGAGACAAAGGCTGTCTGTTAACCCAGGGCCATCATCTGACTTCGGCCCAGGGGAAGATTGTCCAGGGGTTCCAAGACACAGGCCATATGATGATTTTGAAATGTCTGCTTCAAACTTTAACCCAAGAGAGAAAAGCTCAGGACCAGAAATGTTTAAGGGTTCTGGTCCTCAGAACTTTGGACCAAGGGTCCCAGGTCCAGATCCTAAAAGATTCGATGGGTCTTCCCGTCATCCTTCCGGACCTAAGGGTCGAATTCAACGACCTGGAATGTTTGAAGACTCAGGACCTCATGGATTTAGGCAGAGAGGCACATCCTCTGACCCTGGAATGTTTGATGGTCCATATGACTTCCCAGGGCCACCCCAACGTAGGGTTGACGACACAGACGCTCAGCTACCAGACTTCAATGATTCAAGGGAATTCAATGCACCTCACCAACTTGATGCAGAACCCTTTTCAGATTTTAATCACCCTAGAGAACAATGGTTTGATGACCAAATGTTTGACAGCAGAGAATCTCAGCCATCAGATTTGAATGATTTAAGAGAATATTCTAGAACCCCACCATTTGATGCATTAGAATCTGATAACAGAGGATTTGAAGAATCAAGATTCTCTAATCTGCCTTCTCATCATGTACGAAGGCAGAACCCAAGATGCGAGAGCCCTTTGCACAACCAGCCTGAAGAATCGCAATTTTTCAAAACGGAATCAGAGATAGAAGGACCTAACCAATGTTATACAGAACGATCAAGAGATATTTTTAAGGGTGGAAGAATAGATGCACGAATGCAATGCTCACGCTTTAACCCACCTCAAAATTTTAGGGGCCAACGGGTTCCATCCCCTCATTTTCATGGCCAGAGAATGCCAGCACCCCAAAGTAAAGAGTTGGCAAAGCCATGTCCATCCAATTTACCCAGCTTGATGAAATTTAACGTAAGACAAAGGCCATGTTCACCTATAGCCGGTGAGAGTCAAAACCTGATCCGATTTGATGGCCCATCAGAAAAGCCAGATATTCGCCCCTTGCGTCTGTCAGGTCCTTTGCTCCCAACACCTCCTGGTGGCCCATTAAGATTTAACAATCCTAGGATGGCCAGGCCTTCTCCTTACGACAGGCCACAGGGTCCTTCAGCCAGAGGACATATGAATGAAGAAGTAAAGCCTGGCTGCTTTGATGACAATTCTAATACTCGGACAGGAGAAACTTTACATAGTTTAATTCCAGACGAAGAAAATGAAGAATATGGAGACGATGGGGAGGAATATAGTGGTCAGGAGGACAGCAGTCCTGGAAAACCATGGCAGTCTAGGCCAAAAAGAAGAAGGAGAAGGAGAAGACGGCAAAGATTTAGAAGTTGTAGTGATGAAAGAAATAGCAATCAGGGTCCTGGTGAAAGAGGGAGGAACAGAGAGGTGACCCGAAATGCAGATAGAAACCGACATTAA